One genomic window of Corticium candelabrum chromosome 21, ooCorCand1.1, whole genome shotgun sequence includes the following:
- the LOC134196808 gene encoding uncharacterized protein LOC134196808, with protein MLVGSLLLSGLYLVAADWELACQTWTETLTGCQEDAQWLVSYMPPIDGSSLQQQEAVPKWSEKMYEWISILGSYDICLSDNLSDINALRSSVDSAVRADPVSAQTLIEATYEAYLIWADLLFTSGQGDRLFIPRYSENSTLSDDLADVQTVMRNAFNVWYDHGTCRVVNVSQCRLGADNSSLTTDDPDLSFCGDEATERDEECDDGNYVNGDGCSSTCKIETCPAPTDIPTDIPTVIPTIIPTATKGDSGSGPTVRTTSTSSLGFGSDLPGEPITTGTEKTTAPTPHMYTSKEMPDTPEPSTDEIISDLPSVRRKRSLFCCPDDCDKEHSLKPKTKRLTNFAVQQWRAADPDTLKDMFNGLALITKAMSLLGKATGKLGKQLVKVQVQMANAAIAGLGKINENLARNQGAAIWVRITGDCCESVSCCIFWSRLTWVPIHNWYKCQPADFPGYDINDKKALGANIIDCIKAALAAKFKCDDPGGTTELIV; from the coding sequence ATGTTGGTTGGAAGTCTCTTGCTCAGCGGGCTATATTTAGTTGCGGCTGATTGGGAGTTGGCGTGTCAAACGTGGACGGAAACCTTAACGGGATGCCAAGAAGACGCACAATGGCTGGTCTCCTACATGCCACCTATAGATGGTTCAtctctacaacaacaagaagcGGTTCCAAAGTGGTCGGAAAAAATGTACGAATGGATTAGCATCCTGGGATCATACGATATTTGCTTGTCGGACAACTTATCGGACATTAACGCGTTGAGATCTTCGGTAGACTCTGCAGTGCGGGCTGATCCCGTCTCTGCACAGACTCTGATTGAGGCTACCTACGAGGCCTATCTTATTTGGGCTGATCTCCTCTTTACGTCTGGTCAAGGAGATCGACTGTTTATTCCTCGATACAGCGAAAATTCAACGCTATCGGATGACCTGGCCGACGTTCAGACTGTGATGAGGAACGCATTCAATGTGTGGTACGATCACGGAACGTGTCGGGTTGTCAATGTGTCCCAATGTAGACTCGGGGCAGATAACTCGAGTCTAACCACTGATGATCCGGACCTCAGTTTCTGTGGTGATGAGGCAACGGAACGAGATGAAGAATGCGACGACGGTAACTACGTTAATGGAGACGGCTGTTCTTCAACCTGCAAGATCGAAACGTGTCCAGCCCCGACAGACATCCCGACAGACATCCCCACAGTCATACCGACAATCATTCCAACAGCTACAAAAGGTGATTCAGGGAGCGGACCGACTGTGCGTACCACTAGTACTAGTTCTCTAGGTTTTGGATCAGACCTGCCCGGAGAACCAATTACAACAGGGACTGAAAAAACAACCGCTCCAACACCACATATGTACACTTCTAAGGAAATGCCCGACACACCAGAGCCCAGTACTGACGAAATAATAAGTGATTTGCCGTCGGTTCGACGCAAACGATCACTTTTCTGTTGTCCCGATGACTGCGATAAAGAGCATTCCCTAAAACCAAAGACAAAACGCTTGACCAACTTTGCTGTACAACAGTGGAGAGCAGCTGATCCAGACACTCTCAAAGACATGTTTAACGGGCTGGCTCTAATTACGAAAGCGATGTCACTGCTGGGGAAAGCTACAGGAAAGCTAGGAAAACAACTAGTCAAAGTTCAAGTACAAATGGCTAACGCCGCCATAGCCGGGCTAGGAAAAATTAACGAAAACCTTGCGAGAAATCAGGGTGCAGCCATTTGGGTTCGAATCACAGGCGACTGTTGTGAATCTGTATCGTGCTGTATATTTTGGTCTCGACTAACTTGGGTTCCAATACACAATTGGTACAAATGTCAACCAGCTGATTTCCCTGGATATGATATCAACGACAAGAAAGCACTTGGAGCCAACATTATTGATTGTATTAAAGCAGCTCTAGCGGCAAAATTCAAATGTGACGATCCAGGAGGAACGACCGAGCTTATTGTTTAG
- the LOC134196620 gene encoding A-kinase anchor protein 14-like — protein METVASTDGYRSYQAEAHDIISTVIENAIGRYEKVLEVERAAQNGKDGDTEESESRKGEKKAIDDAQSNLETSLQQVESVDGIPNIVWPCSQEFSKANGLEAIEKFIETWERDQSWKYCIDFLRQDCEKYHYRVMWSVPSRRKPIPRATGNVYFTIYVHPNSEQPVSVYYVFETQKLVHRPGHSRFTQKWLKDIIESKILTIEGIGV, from the exons ATGGAAACTGTTGCCTCCACAGATGGCTATCGCTCGTACCAGGCAGAAGCTCACGACATCATCAGTACTGTGATAGAAAACGCAATTGGTAGATACGAAAAGGTGCTAGAGGTCGAGAGAGCGGCACAAAATGGTAAAGATGGCGACACTGAGGAGTCTGAAAGCAGAAAAGGCGAGAAGAAGGCGATCGACGACGCCCAGAGCAATTTAGAGACGTCGTTGCAGCAGGTTGAATCGGTCGACGGAATTCCCAACATTGTGTGGCCATGTAGTCAAGAATTTTCGAAGGCAAATGGCTTGGAAGCGATAGAGAAGTTTATTGAG ACATGGGAGCGTGATCAGAGCTGGAAGTATTGTATTGACTTTCTTCGTCAAGATTGTGAGAAGTATCATTATCGTGTTATGTGGAGTGTTCCATCCAGGCGTAAACCAATACCGCGAGCAACCGGGAACGTGTACTTTACCATTTATGTACATCCTAATTCG GAACAGCCCGTGAGCGTTTATTACGTATTCGAGACACAGAAACTTGTCCATAG GCCTGGCCATTCAAGATTTACACAGAAGTGGCTGAAAGACATTATTGAGAGTAAAATATTGACAATAGAAGGTATTGGTGTCTGA